The following proteins are co-located in the Mycolicibacterium goodii genome:
- a CDS encoding ABC transporter substrate-binding protein, translating to MLVVTACSTGERVDLGDQASGNLIAAIAGEPDQLDPQKTSAYFSFEVLENVFDTLVEPDENLQMRPALAESWEVSADQLTWTFHLRGGVRWHDGTPMTADDVVYSYRRIIDEQLTNVDKFSAVTDVSAPDQATVRIVVAHPTPNLLTNLGGFKGMAIVQRGNVESGQIATHPIGTGPFAFAGRKSGDSITLKANPHYWGPAPRVSGVTFRFISEPATALSALQAGEVDWTDSVPPQRVAQLRDDDSLTLAVTPSNDYWYLALNEARAPWNDVRVRQAVAYGIDRDAIAAATSYRTAAINQLAIPQGNPWYTGYDRYRFDTDQAKRLLDEAGAHPDNLDMLVTSEYPETVTAAQIIADNLAPLGITVNIRTVDFATWLDEQNTGNFDMLMMGWLGNIDPDDFYYAQHHSKGTSNAQKFSDPEVDRLLDAGRVETDTAKRKAIYDQAATRIADEVSYIYLYNPSVIQAWSNDLSGYHARRDGAIRFRTADLGRGGEQ from the coding sequence ATGTTGGTGGTGACGGCCTGCTCGACGGGTGAACGGGTCGACCTCGGAGACCAGGCGTCGGGCAACCTCATCGCGGCGATCGCCGGTGAGCCCGATCAGCTCGACCCGCAGAAGACCAGCGCGTACTTCTCGTTCGAGGTGCTGGAGAACGTGTTCGACACGCTCGTCGAACCCGACGAGAACCTGCAGATGCGGCCCGCGCTGGCCGAATCCTGGGAGGTCAGCGCCGACCAGCTGACCTGGACGTTCCACCTGCGCGGCGGTGTGCGCTGGCACGACGGCACCCCGATGACCGCCGACGACGTCGTCTACTCGTACCGGCGCATCATCGACGAACAGCTCACCAATGTCGACAAGTTCAGCGCCGTCACCGACGTCAGCGCACCCGACCAGGCGACCGTGCGCATCGTCGTGGCCCATCCCACACCCAACCTGTTGACCAACCTCGGCGGGTTCAAGGGCATGGCGATCGTGCAGCGCGGCAACGTCGAGAGCGGGCAGATCGCGACCCACCCGATCGGCACCGGACCGTTCGCGTTCGCGGGCCGCAAGAGCGGGGACTCGATCACGTTGAAAGCCAACCCGCACTACTGGGGACCCGCGCCGCGGGTGTCCGGGGTGACGTTCCGGTTCATCTCCGAACCCGCGACCGCGCTGTCCGCGCTGCAGGCCGGTGAGGTCGACTGGACCGACTCGGTGCCCCCGCAGCGCGTCGCGCAGCTGCGTGACGACGATTCGCTGACGCTCGCGGTGACACCGAGCAACGACTACTGGTACCTCGCGCTCAACGAGGCCCGCGCCCCGTGGAACGACGTGCGGGTGCGACAGGCCGTCGCCTACGGCATCGACCGCGACGCGATCGCCGCGGCCACCAGCTACCGCACCGCGGCGATCAACCAGCTGGCCATCCCGCAGGGCAATCCGTGGTACACGGGCTATGACCGCTACCGCTTCGACACCGACCAGGCCAAGCGGCTGCTCGATGAGGCCGGGGCGCACCCGGACAACCTCGACATGCTGGTCACCAGCGAGTACCCCGAGACCGTCACCGCCGCGCAGATCATCGCGGACAACCTTGCGCCGCTCGGCATCACGGTGAACATCCGCACCGTCGACTTCGCGACCTGGCTGGACGAGCAGAACACCGGCAACTTCGACATGCTCATGATGGGCTGGCTCGGCAACATCGACCCCGACGACTTCTACTACGCCCAGCACCATTCCAAGGGCACCAGCAATGCGCAGAAATTCTCCGATCCGGAGGTCGACCGGCTGCTCGACGCGGGCCGCGTCGAAACCGACACCGCCAAGCGCAAAGCCATCTACGACCAGGCCGCGACCCGCATCGCCGACGAGGTCAGCTACATCTACCTGTACAACCCGTCGGTGATCCAGGCGTGGTCCAACGACCTGTCCGGCTACCACGCGCGCCGCGACGGTGCCATCCGGTTTCGCACGGCCGACCTGGGCCGAGGTGGTGAGCAGTGA
- a CDS encoding DUF4185 domain-containing protein, with the protein MRLPLLDGKAADITGPGRTDRFGVTCADLGASVLAPDGKLVSVFGDTFSGRRVGQGDWRSPVVLIGTGDADHEIVYERAGGPDPGYARQLWHYVHDDAASGWRRGGISTVIPSDLLCVGDSLYLHAIVNRGFGNVVWTEIWRSDDCGVTWQHLGERARFPADLHDGHAQCWSWDHDPDDGWVYVAATGFQRDKGLILMRVRPRHIGDRTRYQHWGHADGRWMWGERATPITPAEERWGELSLRRLAPGKWILGGFFASRYALGYRVIDSPLADMHTTEVQTPVLGCAWPDEHHRRCRVAQLYGGYVLPGSRLDRTGGVGLVVSQWHTDTGWPYRAMQFKTHLKDTAKPPPSVL; encoded by the coding sequence GTGAGGCTCCCGCTGCTCGACGGCAAGGCCGCCGACATCACCGGACCGGGCCGCACCGACCGGTTCGGGGTGACCTGCGCCGATCTGGGCGCCTCGGTGCTCGCGCCGGACGGCAAGCTGGTGTCGGTGTTCGGTGACACCTTCTCGGGTCGTCGTGTGGGACAAGGGGATTGGCGCTCACCGGTGGTGCTGATCGGTACCGGCGACGCCGACCACGAGATCGTCTACGAGCGGGCGGGCGGACCCGACCCGGGGTATGCGCGCCAACTGTGGCACTACGTGCACGACGACGCCGCCTCCGGGTGGCGCCGCGGCGGGATCAGCACCGTCATCCCGTCGGACCTGCTGTGCGTGGGCGATTCGCTGTACCTGCACGCCATCGTCAACCGCGGCTTCGGCAACGTCGTCTGGACCGAGATCTGGCGCTCCGACGACTGCGGCGTGACCTGGCAGCACCTGGGGGAGCGGGCCAGGTTCCCCGCAGACCTGCACGACGGTCACGCCCAGTGCTGGTCCTGGGACCACGATCCCGACGACGGCTGGGTGTACGTGGCGGCCACCGGTTTTCAGCGCGACAAGGGCCTCATCCTGATGCGGGTGCGGCCGCGGCACATCGGTGACCGCACGCGCTACCAGCACTGGGGACACGCCGACGGCCGTTGGATGTGGGGTGAGCGCGCCACCCCGATCACCCCGGCCGAAGAACGTTGGGGCGAACTGAGTTTGCGCCGTCTGGCACCCGGGAAGTGGATCCTCGGCGGGTTCTTCGCCTCGCGCTACGCGTTGGGATACCGGGTGATCGACTCACCACTGGCCGACATGCACACCACCGAGGTGCAGACCCCGGTGCTCGGCTGTGCCTGGCCCGACGAGCACCACCGGCGGTGCCGCGTCGCGCAGCTGTACGGCGGCTACGTGCTGCCCGGATCCCGCCTCGACCGCACCGGCGGTGTCGGACTGGTCGTGTCGCAGTGGCACACCGACACCGGATGGCCTTACCGCGCAATGCAATTCAAGACACACCTGAAGGACACCGCGAAGCCGCCGCCCAGCGTGCTGTGA
- a CDS encoding SDR family NAD(P)-dependent oxidoreductase, whose amino-acid sequence MTQAGSTTPLADRRVLVTGGSRGIGAGIVRRLAADGAAVAFTYGASAAEAEKLVGDLTSAGAKVTAIQADSANPDQVAAAVSQAVAELGGLDVLVNNAGVAHLAPAEEYTREQFDHLVNVNIGGVFWAIHSALAHLGEGSRIINIGSINADRVHVPNLSVYAMTKGAVQALTIGLARELGPRGITINNVQPGPVDTDMNPADGGLAEVMTAATALNRYGHADDVAAVVSFLAGRESGYVTGANWNVDGGYTA is encoded by the coding sequence ATGACGCAAGCCGGCAGCACGACTCCATTGGCGGACCGACGGGTACTCGTGACGGGAGGTTCCCGCGGCATCGGCGCAGGCATCGTGCGACGCCTGGCCGCCGACGGCGCCGCTGTGGCGTTCACCTACGGCGCCTCGGCCGCAGAGGCCGAAAAGCTCGTCGGCGATCTGACTTCAGCGGGCGCGAAAGTGACTGCGATCCAAGCGGACAGCGCGAATCCCGATCAGGTCGCGGCCGCGGTGTCACAAGCGGTCGCCGAGCTCGGCGGACTCGACGTTCTGGTGAACAACGCCGGTGTGGCGCACTTGGCGCCGGCTGAGGAGTACACCCGCGAGCAGTTCGACCATCTGGTCAACGTCAACATCGGCGGCGTGTTCTGGGCCATCCACTCCGCCCTTGCGCACCTGGGAGAAGGGTCGCGCATCATCAACATCGGCAGCATCAACGCCGACCGGGTGCACGTCCCCAATCTGTCGGTCTACGCGATGACCAAGGGGGCCGTGCAGGCCCTCACCATCGGTCTGGCACGGGAACTCGGCCCGCGTGGCATCACCATCAACAACGTGCAACCGGGTCCCGTCGACACCGACATGAACCCGGCCGACGGCGGTCTCGCCGAGGTCATGACGGCGGCGACGGCGCTGAATCGTTACGGCCATGCCGACGACGTCGCGGCGGTGGTGAGCTTCTTGGCAGGCCGGGAGTCCGGGTACGTCACCGGGGCGAACTGGAACGTCGACGGCGGCTACACCGCCTGA
- a CDS encoding dihydrodipicolinate reductase encodes MKRIVVWGTGFVGSMVIAEIIRHPLFELVGVGVSNPEKVGRDVGEICGLGAPVGVTATDDVDALIALKPDALVHYGPTAAHADANIALITRFLRAGIDVCSTAMTPWVWPGMHLNPPNWIEPITEACEVGQSSCFTTGIDPGFANDLFPMTLMGLCSEVRRVRASELLDYTNYTGDYEFEMGIGRPPGHRPLLESQDILIFAWGATVPMIAHAAGIELDEITTTWDKWVTPDDRKTAKGVIEAGNVAAVRFTINGVYRGETRIQLEHVNRIGADAAPDWPTGNDTDVYRVDIEGTPSISQETAFRFTDGSGRDAAAAGCLATGLRALNAVPAVNEHLPGWVTPLDLPLIPGFGTIR; translated from the coding sequence ATGAAAAGAATCGTGGTGTGGGGCACGGGTTTCGTGGGCAGCATGGTGATCGCCGAGATCATCAGGCATCCGCTGTTCGAACTCGTCGGTGTCGGGGTGAGCAATCCGGAGAAGGTGGGCCGTGACGTCGGGGAGATCTGCGGACTGGGTGCACCGGTCGGTGTCACCGCCACCGACGACGTCGATGCGCTCATCGCACTCAAACCCGACGCGCTGGTGCACTACGGCCCCACCGCGGCGCACGCCGATGCGAACATCGCGCTGATCACCCGTTTCCTGCGCGCGGGCATCGACGTGTGCTCGACGGCCATGACGCCGTGGGTCTGGCCCGGGATGCACCTCAACCCGCCCAACTGGATCGAACCCATCACCGAGGCGTGCGAGGTGGGGCAGTCGTCGTGCTTCACCACCGGCATCGATCCCGGGTTCGCCAACGATCTGTTCCCGATGACGCTGATGGGCCTGTGCTCCGAGGTCCGGCGGGTGCGGGCCTCGGAACTGCTGGACTACACCAACTACACCGGCGACTACGAGTTCGAGATGGGCATCGGCCGCCCGCCCGGACACCGGCCGCTGCTGGAGAGCCAGGACATCCTCATCTTCGCCTGGGGTGCAACGGTTCCCATGATCGCCCACGCCGCGGGTATCGAACTCGACGAGATCACCACCACATGGGACAAATGGGTGACCCCCGACGACCGCAAGACCGCCAAGGGCGTCATCGAGGCGGGCAACGTCGCGGCCGTGCGCTTCACCATCAACGGGGTGTACCGCGGCGAGACCCGCATCCAGCTCGAGCACGTCAACCGCATCGGCGCCGACGCCGCACCGGACTGGCCCACCGGCAACGACACCGACGTCTACCGCGTCGACATCGAGGGCACTCCGTCCATCTCGCAGGAGACCGCGTTCAGGTTCACCGACGGCTCCGGCCGCGACGCCGCCGCGGCCGGGTGCCTGGCGACCGGACTGCGCGCGCTCAACGCCGTTCCCGCCGTCAACGAACATTTGCCCGGATGGGTGACACCCCTGGACCTACCTCTCATTCCGGGATTCGGGACCATTCGCTGA
- a CDS encoding Hsp70 family protein, whose product MVDGTGLSIGATGLTAVHVGRAAVTRSPVLTRYPHRPSEVGVPSENPNLTERGLILTDFVDRVGDPVGIVAADGSTHRGEVLVAEALGALLAALSGGRPAGPVAITHPAHWRPDQVDALGAALGPEFRGAPLVADATAALTALQDDPGVPTRGIIAVCDFGGSGTSITLADADDGYRPIAPAVRHADLSGALIDQALLTHVVDDLSAAGTIDLTGTSAIGSLSRLRAECRRAKERLSTESATTLVAELPAHRSDVRLTRTELDEVLRAPLAEFVAVLQDTLERNGLPPGALAAVATIGGGARIPAITTTLSEHLRVPVITAAQPELTAAIGGGLIAARGTVRDDATALAPAASDAEAAGTATMAAALVAPEPPAAPQALAWSDAEDVPDVAPLDDFADEAPASSVYGPRPQVRFADPEPAEPGGAQPWYRRRAAVVGAGAAAVLAVVAAVALVGNRDSGDVAVPAATDTPATTTSSAPAAPPAAVEQQPAPAQTVTEVLPPPETPQSPETVVQTVTPAPVEPPAPTTTEAPPPTTTEAPPPTTTEAPPPTTTEAPTSTPPRWSPTAPYPTIPGLPWVPAPQLPGAPAN is encoded by the coding sequence ATGGTTGACGGGACAGGGCTGTCGATCGGCGCGACAGGGCTGACGGCGGTGCACGTGGGACGGGCCGCGGTGACGCGGTCGCCGGTGCTCACCCGCTATCCCCACCGCCCCTCCGAGGTGGGCGTGCCCAGCGAGAACCCCAACCTCACCGAGCGCGGCCTGATCCTCACCGACTTCGTCGACCGCGTCGGCGACCCCGTCGGCATCGTCGCCGCCGACGGGTCCACGCACCGCGGCGAGGTGCTCGTCGCCGAAGCGCTCGGTGCGCTGCTTGCGGCGTTGTCCGGCGGGCGACCCGCCGGACCCGTCGCCATCACGCATCCGGCGCACTGGCGGCCCGACCAGGTCGACGCCCTGGGCGCTGCGCTCGGGCCCGAGTTCCGCGGCGCGCCGCTCGTGGCGGACGCGACCGCGGCGCTGACCGCCCTGCAGGACGATCCCGGTGTGCCGACCCGCGGCATCATCGCCGTCTGCGACTTCGGCGGCAGCGGCACGAGCATCACGCTCGCCGACGCCGACGACGGGTACCGCCCGATCGCCCCGGCGGTGCGCCACGCCGACCTGTCCGGTGCGCTGATCGACCAGGCGCTGCTGACCCACGTCGTCGACGATCTGTCGGCCGCGGGCACCATCGACCTGACCGGAACCTCGGCGATCGGCTCCCTGAGCCGGTTGCGTGCCGAATGCCGCCGCGCCAAGGAGCGATTGTCCACCGAGTCGGCCACCACGCTCGTCGCCGAACTGCCCGCACATCGCTCCGACGTGCGGCTCACCCGCACCGAACTCGACGAGGTGCTGCGCGCACCGCTGGCCGAGTTCGTCGCCGTCCTGCAGGACACGTTGGAGCGCAACGGGTTACCGCCGGGCGCGCTGGCCGCCGTCGCCACCATCGGCGGTGGCGCGCGCATCCCGGCGATCACCACCACGCTGTCGGAGCACCTGCGGGTTCCGGTGATCACCGCGGCGCAACCCGAACTGACCGCGGCGATCGGCGGCGGGCTGATCGCGGCGCGCGGCACCGTGCGGGACGACGCGACCGCGCTCGCACCGGCCGCATCCGATGCCGAGGCCGCCGGTACGGCCACCATGGCGGCGGCCCTGGTGGCGCCCGAACCGCCCGCCGCGCCGCAGGCCCTGGCGTGGTCGGATGCCGAGGACGTTCCCGACGTCGCACCGCTCGACGACTTCGCCGACGAGGCGCCGGCTTCGTCGGTGTACGGCCCGCGGCCGCAGGTGCGGTTCGCCGACCCCGAACCGGCCGAGCCCGGCGGTGCGCAGCCCTGGTACCGGCGCCGCGCCGCCGTCGTCGGCGCGGGTGCGGCGGCTGTGCTGGCCGTCGTCGCCGCGGTGGCGCTGGTGGGCAACCGCGACAGCGGCGACGTCGCCGTGCCCGCCGCGACGGACACGCCGGCCACCACCACAAGTTCGGCCCCGGCCGCACCTCCCGCGGCGGTGGAGCAGCAACCCGCTCCGGCGCAGACCGTCACCGAGGTGTTGCCGCCGCCGGAAACCCCCCAAAGCCCCGAAACGGTGGTGCAGACCGTGACGCCCGCGCCGGTCGAGCCGCCCGCGCCGACCACCACCGAGGCGCCGCCGCCGACCACCACCGAGGCGCCGCCGCCGACGACCACCGAGGCGCCGCCGCCGACGACCACCGAGGCGCCGACCAGCACGCCGCCCCGCTGGAGCCCCACCGCGCCCTACCCGACGATCCCTGGCCTGCCCTGGGTTCCCGCGCCGCAGCTTCCCGGGGCCCCGGCGAACTAG
- a CDS encoding acetolactate synthase large subunit: protein MRRLLAEGVDVCFANPGTSEMHFVAALDTAPDMRPVLCLFEGVATGAADGYARIAGRPAATLLHLGPGMANGLANLHNARRAHTPVVNIVGDHASYHKHLDAPLESDIDALGTWLHGAVHRPASAADLDAAVRDAVRDALGPPGKVATVILPADYSWGPAQDPAPVPASNAGTGIHADLEPGNTIDVATAADLLRTHGEKVVILLGGAAADAAALTAAARIHTATGARTLVETFPARLARGRGVPPIDRLQYLGEFATQQLAGATHLILAGTRKPVSFFAYPGKPSELAPDDAQMHTFAPADLEKLADALGAEAAALPEPDPLPAPTGPLTVQNWPLVIAALLPENAIISDEANTSGVLLPAATASAPPHDVLTLTGGAIGQGLPVAVGAAVAAPDRPVIALQADGSAAYTISALWTMAREQLDVTVVILNNRAYAILQMELQRVGTAATGDRSRSLLDIGDPDIDFAAVARGFGVPATRAGTAEELAAQFAAALAEPGPHLIDAVIGRMP from the coding sequence ATGCGGCGACTGCTCGCCGAAGGCGTCGACGTGTGCTTCGCCAATCCCGGCACCTCGGAGATGCATTTCGTCGCGGCCCTCGACACCGCGCCGGACATGCGTCCCGTGCTGTGCCTGTTCGAGGGCGTCGCGACGGGCGCGGCCGACGGGTACGCACGCATCGCGGGCAGACCCGCGGCGACGCTGCTGCACCTGGGCCCCGGCATGGCCAACGGACTGGCCAACCTGCACAATGCGCGGCGCGCGCACACCCCGGTGGTCAACATCGTCGGCGACCACGCGTCGTACCACAAACACCTCGATGCGCCGCTCGAATCCGACATCGACGCACTGGGCACCTGGCTGCACGGCGCGGTGCACCGACCGGCGTCGGCGGCGGACCTCGACGCGGCGGTGCGCGATGCCGTGCGCGACGCGCTCGGGCCGCCCGGGAAAGTGGCCACGGTGATCCTGCCCGCGGACTATTCGTGGGGCCCGGCGCAGGACCCCGCACCGGTGCCGGCCAGCAACGCCGGCACCGGCATCCACGCCGACCTGGAACCGGGGAACACCATCGACGTCGCCACCGCGGCGGATCTGCTGCGCACCCACGGCGAGAAGGTCGTCATCCTGCTCGGGGGCGCGGCCGCCGACGCGGCCGCACTGACCGCCGCGGCGCGCATCCACACCGCCACCGGCGCCCGCACCCTCGTCGAGACCTTCCCGGCCCGCCTGGCCCGCGGCCGCGGCGTCCCGCCGATCGACCGACTGCAGTACCTCGGCGAGTTCGCGACACAACAGTTGGCCGGCGCGACGCATCTGATCCTGGCCGGGACGCGAAAGCCGGTGTCGTTCTTCGCCTATCCCGGCAAACCCAGCGAGCTCGCACCCGACGACGCGCAAATGCACACCTTCGCGCCTGCCGATCTGGAGAAACTGGCCGACGCACTGGGCGCCGAAGCCGCCGCGTTGCCCGAACCCGATCCGCTGCCCGCCCCAACCGGCCCGCTCACCGTGCAGAACTGGCCGCTGGTGATCGCCGCGCTGCTGCCCGAGAACGCAATCATCTCCGACGAGGCCAACACCAGCGGCGTGCTGCTGCCCGCCGCGACCGCGTCGGCCCCGCCGCACGACGTGCTGACCCTCACCGGGGGCGCGATCGGCCAGGGCCTGCCGGTGGCGGTCGGCGCCGCGGTCGCCGCGCCGGACCGGCCGGTGATCGCCTTGCAGGCCGACGGCAGCGCGGCCTACACGATCTCGGCGCTGTGGACCATGGCGCGTGAGCAGCTCGACGTCACCGTCGTGATCCTCAACAACCGCGCCTACGCGATCCTGCAGATGGAGTTGCAGCGCGTGGGCACCGCCGCGACCGGTGACCGGTCGCGTTCGCTGCTCGACATCGGCGACCCAGACATCGACTTCGCCGCCGTCGCACGAGGATTCGGGGTGCCCGCCACCCGCGCAGGCACCGCGGAGGAACTGGCCGCCCAGTTCGCCGCCGCGCTCGCGGAACCGGGCCCGCACCTGATCGACGCCGTGATCGGTCGGATGCCGTAG
- a CDS encoding SAM-dependent methyltransferase, translated as MPEFRVAVDPEPGDHPAKSRAPRPHAAGLNSAIALLEQAARTVPLPEARYPIVIADYGVGTGRNSMRPITAAIAALRGRTRPEHSVLVTHTDNADNDFTAVFRGLADNPDSYLRRDASTYPSAVGRSFYTQILPSKSVHVGWSAWAIVRVGRMPMPVPDHIVASFSEDPQVVAAYARQAAFDWHEFVAFRGRELASGAQLVVLTAALGDDGDFGYRPLFAAVMDTLRELVADGVVREDEVHEMSLPIVGRRANDFMAPFAPSGRFERLSVSHLEVYDAEDVIFSSYQKDRDTSAFGLRWADFCRFTLFNDLGTALGDDPVRCAQFQDRLHAGIAERLSAHPEQMRIPLAQIVLERRRSSG; from the coding sequence GTGCCCGAGTTCAGAGTTGCCGTCGACCCCGAGCCCGGTGATCACCCGGCGAAGTCGCGGGCGCCGCGCCCGCACGCCGCTGGGCTCAACTCGGCGATCGCGTTGTTGGAGCAGGCCGCACGAACGGTACCGCTTCCCGAGGCGCGCTACCCCATCGTCATCGCCGACTACGGCGTGGGCACGGGCCGCAACTCGATGCGCCCGATCACCGCGGCCATCGCCGCGCTGCGGGGCCGCACCCGGCCCGAGCATTCGGTGCTGGTGACGCACACCGACAACGCCGACAACGACTTCACCGCGGTGTTCCGCGGCCTGGCCGACAACCCGGATTCGTATCTGCGCCGCGACGCCTCGACGTACCCGTCGGCGGTGGGCCGGTCGTTCTACACCCAGATCCTGCCGTCGAAGTCGGTGCATGTCGGGTGGTCGGCGTGGGCCATCGTGCGGGTCGGCCGGATGCCGATGCCGGTGCCGGACCACATCGTTGCGTCGTTCAGCGAAGATCCGCAGGTGGTGGCGGCGTATGCCCGGCAGGCCGCGTTCGACTGGCACGAGTTCGTCGCGTTCCGTGGGCGCGAACTCGCCTCGGGAGCGCAGTTGGTGGTGTTGACCGCGGCGCTCGGTGACGACGGCGACTTCGGGTACCGCCCGCTGTTCGCGGCGGTGATGGACACGCTGCGCGAGTTGGTTGCCGACGGTGTGGTGCGCGAGGACGAAGTGCACGAGATGTCGCTGCCGATCGTCGGCAGGCGAGCCAACGATTTCATGGCGCCGTTCGCCCCGTCGGGCCGGTTCGAGCGGTTGTCGGTAAGCCATCTCGAGGTGTACGACGCCGAGGACGTCATCTTCAGCAGCTACCAGAAAGACCGGGATACAAGCGCTTTCGGGCTCCGGTGGGCCGACTTCTGCCGGTTCACGTTGTTCAACGATCTGGGCACGGCGCTTGGGGACGACCCGGTGCGCTGCGCGCAGTTCCAGGACCGGCTGCACGCCGGGATCGCCGAGAGGTTGTCGGCGCACCCCGAGCAGATGCGGATTCCGTTGGCGCAGATCGTCCTTGAACGGCGGCGCAGCTCCGGATGA
- a CDS encoding styrene monooxygenase/indole monooxygenase family protein codes for MTTSSGRTAAIIGAGQTGVTAALGLLDNGFDVTVYSDRDQQSLRDAVPATGTALIFGEAQRAEESLGLNTYLATGPTSTGQSVRVLNPHNDTPEEVAFDASFSGFRGIAVDTRLKADDRLTLFQQRGGRFVVEPVDPARLDVIAGEADLTLVATGRGGLSHLFPIDPRRTAYDRPQRTLLTVTLTGLPHTAEVFAHRSPEGSAHNAFTVVTDQGEAYLGGYLHKDVGPSWAFLGWARPGSDWERRFGAADGPAGALAIVNDLYRDYIDWDAPEVSVLRVIEEDPHSWLRGAVTQVVRAGVGRTASGHPVAALGDTAVSYDPIAGQGAQGGLIQAAALVHRAAGHDGPFDEAWLQAAFDEFYVRRVRGAQLVTRLFLNDPEFAEHGELFFGAASASSRFASNLFGLLDDPRRFEPAAASAAAARDLITEFAGEPADEVLARFVAAGRFERSRLAVPAV; via the coding sequence ATGACGACATCGAGTGGGCGTACCGCGGCGATCATCGGTGCCGGGCAGACCGGCGTCACCGCGGCTCTGGGCTTGCTGGACAACGGGTTCGACGTCACGGTCTACAGCGATCGGGACCAGCAGAGCCTGCGTGACGCCGTGCCCGCCACCGGCACGGCGCTCATCTTCGGCGAAGCGCAGCGCGCCGAGGAGTCGCTGGGACTCAACACGTACCTGGCGACCGGGCCCACCTCGACCGGGCAGAGTGTGCGGGTGCTCAACCCGCACAACGACACTCCCGAGGAGGTCGCGTTCGACGCGTCGTTCTCGGGTTTCCGTGGCATCGCGGTCGATACCCGCCTCAAGGCCGACGACCGGCTGACGTTGTTCCAGCAGCGCGGTGGGCGTTTCGTGGTCGAACCGGTCGACCCGGCGCGCCTCGACGTCATCGCGGGCGAGGCCGATCTGACGCTGGTCGCCACCGGGCGCGGCGGCCTGTCGCACCTGTTCCCGATCGACCCGAGACGCACCGCCTACGACCGGCCCCAGCGCACGCTGTTGACGGTGACGCTCACCGGATTGCCGCACACCGCCGAGGTTTTCGCGCACCGCAGCCCCGAGGGCAGCGCGCACAACGCGTTCACGGTGGTCACCGACCAGGGCGAGGCGTACCTGGGTGGGTACCTGCACAAGGACGTCGGACCGTCGTGGGCGTTTCTCGGCTGGGCCCGCCCGGGCAGCGACTGGGAGCGCCGGTTCGGCGCCGCCGACGGCCCGGCCGGTGCCCTGGCGATCGTCAACGACCTGTACCGCGACTACATCGACTGGGACGCCCCCGAGGTGAGCGTCCTGCGGGTGATCGAGGAGGATCCGCACTCGTGGCTCAGGGGCGCGGTGACGCAGGTGGTGCGCGCCGGCGTCGGACGCACCGCGAGCGGGCACCCGGTGGCCGCGCTCGGCGACACCGCGGTGTCCTACGACCCGATCGCCGGCCAGGGTGCACAGGGTGGGCTGATCCAGGCCGCCGCGTTGGTGCACAGGGCCGCCGGGCACGACGGCCCGTTCGACGAGGCTTGGCTACAGGCCGCGTTCGACGAGTTCTATGTCCGGCGCGTGCGTGGCGCACAACTGGTGACGCGGCTGTTCCTCAACGATCCGGAGTTCGCCGAGCACGGCGAGCTGTTCTTCGGGGCGGCGAGCGCGAGCAGCCGGTTCGCGTCGAATCTGTTCGGCCTGCTGGACGACCCGCGGCGGTTCGAGCCCGCGGCTGCGTCGGCCGCCGCGGCCAGGGACTTGATCACCGAGTTCGCCGGGGAACCCGCCGACGAGGTGCTCGCCCGGTTCGTCGCGGCGGGCAGGTTCGAGCGGTCCCGCCTCGCGGTGCCCGCTGTCTGA
- a CDS encoding MBL fold metallo-hydrolase: MTGPAQITRVVTSGTFSLDGGTWDVDNNIWLVGDDNEVIVFDAAHTAQPIIDAVAGRNVVAIVCTHGHNDHITVAPQLAQHLDAPVLLHPGDDMLWRDIHPDNDFRPVDDGLVLTAGGIELHALHTPGHSPGSVCWSIPDLNAVISGDTLFQGGPGATGRSYSDFPTILSSIKNRLGMLPEQTVVYTGHGDTTTIGDEIIHYDDWVKRGH, from the coding sequence ATGACCGGGCCCGCACAGATCACCCGGGTCGTCACCAGCGGCACGTTCAGCCTCGACGGCGGCACCTGGGACGTCGACAACAACATCTGGCTCGTCGGCGACGACAACGAGGTCATCGTGTTCGACGCCGCCCACACCGCCCAACCCATCATCGACGCGGTCGCCGGGCGCAACGTGGTGGCGATCGTGTGCACCCACGGCCACAACGACCACATCACCGTCGCCCCGCAGCTGGCCCAGCACCTCGACGCCCCAGTACTGCTACACCCCGGCGACGACATGCTGTGGCGAGACATCCACCCCGACAACGACTTCCGCCCCGTCGACGACGGGCTCGTCCTCACCGCCGGCGGCATCGAACTGCACGCCCTGCACACCCCGGGACACTCACCGGGCTCGGTGTGCTGGTCGATCCCCGACCTGAACGCCGTGATCTCCGGAGACACCCTGTTCCAGGGCGGCCCGGGCGCCACCGGACGGTCCTACTCGGACTTCCCGACCATCCTGTCGTCCATCAAGAACCGCCTGGGCATGCTGCCCGAACAGACCGTCGTCTACACCGGCCACGGCGACACCACCACCATCGGCGACGAGATCATCCACTACGACGACTGGGTCAAACGCGGCCACTGA